A stretch of DNA from Gimesia chilikensis:
TCTTCCAGATGTAGCAGTTCACGGGGAGACTGCCGAACTCCAGCCCCAGCACGGAGGCACGTTCCTTATGCATGCGCGTGTGTCGCTGCTCATCTGCCATGATGTTACACATTCCCTGGCGAAACTCTGCCGGGGCATCGGGGAAGGCGCACAGAATATATGCCATCACTTCCAGGGCCTGCAGTTCATGATTCGCCATGATGTGATGTGCCAGGGCCCGCTTGTCCTGCTCCATCAGAGCAGAGGGTTTCGGCATACCGGGGGCGGTTCTCGGGGGAGCGAACTTCAGGTTAGCAGGTCGTCCTGGTTCCTGAATACGCAAAGGATCTCCTGGATGTTCGTCAGTCAGTACTTCAGGGGCGGGAAGCAGTTTTTCTTCCAGAGACTCGCTTAAGAGAACCCGTTCGGCGAAGGCGCGTATTTCCATGTCGATGATCGTTAACCAGGTGAAGGTGTGCGGGCGCGAAAGAGGGCAACACAGCCAGTCACTTTCACTTCCACGTCAGTATAGCGACTTGCGAGTTGGGATTGTAACTCATCCAGACTGTCCGACGTATTTGCGAAGATCTTTTTCCGGTTATAAAAGTTCATCAAGCGTCGGGCCGAAAAGCCACGCGGGACTCCCTGACTCAAAATCGTAGCTCCGGAGATGATGGCGCCCGGGTTTAACCAGGGCCCCAGATGATCGAACAGCTTTGCTTTTGATGTCAGATCACCTGGTAGACAGTGCAGCAGATAATTCAGACTGACTGAATCGAAAGGGCGTGACTGCTGGGGCAGGGGAGCCAGTACATCGGCCTGATAGACTTCCGGCTGGTAGCGTGCGCTCCGACTGGCGGCGGCCGCCAGACTGTTGGGATTCAAATCCAGAAGTCCCAGGCGGACTTCTGAACTCGGAAAGGTGCAATGCTCCAGATAATAACCGGTGCCCACGCCGACATCGAGGTGATTGGTCGTCAGGCTCTGGTTCATCCAGTTCAAAATCTGTTTAGTGCGACATTTCCAGATCAGGGAGTTGGAAATTCCCAGAACCCAGATATCGTAGATAGAAAGCATTTTTCTCGTGTAGACCGCCTGTCCGGGGGCGGTATCTGCAGAGTCCAGGTTCATAAAGGATGGCATTCGAAGCAAAGACAGAGTTTCGGATCAGCCGGTGGCTCTGACAAGAAATCCGCCCGGCAGACGTTTCACGACCTTCCGCATTTCCAGAACCGTCAAGGTGGAGAGAATGCGGGACGAGTCGAGATTACTGGATTGCACGATTTCATTCAAATGCTGCGGCTCGAGTGTGACCAAATTCAACACATCCCGTTCAAAATCGCTCAGAGAGAGTTCGCGCGGCGTATGCACTTCACGGTTTTCTGAGACCTTCACCGGAGTTTTAGCGGGACTCAAGCCTTCCAGTACATCTTCCACGCTGCGAACTAGCATGGCGCCATCGCGAATCAGATCATGACAGCCGGCACTCGCCGGGTGATCTATTCGTCCCGGAACGGCGAATACGTCTCGCCCCTGTTCGTAAGCATGGCGGGCTGTATGCAGGGCCCCACTCTTACGCCCCGCTTCAATCAACAGTACGCCCATCGACAGTCCGCTTATAATCCGGTTACGCTGTGGAAACAGTCCAGCCACGGGAGCCTGGTCGAGAGGAAACTCGGTTACCAGGGCCCCCTGTGCGGAGACCTGCTCGGATAGTTCGCGATGTTCGGGAGGATAAATATGGGAGAGCCCGGTTGCCATTACGGCGATCGTGCGGCCGCCGGCTTTGAGAGCGCCCCGATGGGCTGCCTGATCGATGCCCCGTGCCAGTCCACTCACCACTGTCACACCAGCACGTGCCAGGGCGGCTGCCATTTTTTCGGCCTGCTGTAACCCATAATGCGTACACTTTCGTGAACCGACAATCGCAACCGCCAGTTCGTCTTCGGGCAGGATCTCTCCTTTGCAGTAGAGCAGGGCAGGGGGATCGGGCATTTCCCTTAAGAGGGATGGGTAATCATCTGACTCTTCAAACAGCAGCTGGTATCCTGCGGCACGACAGCGCTGAAGCTCTTCTTCAGCCGTCGATTTGGCGGTACGATAGATGATGGCGTTGGCCAGTTTCTCGCCGATTCCCGGCACGTTCAGCAGATCCTGTCGAGGGGCATTTAAGATTTGACTCGGTGTTCCAAACTGGTCCAGCAGGGAACGCCGGATGCGCGGTCCGACTCCCTGAATCAGATTAAGCTGGATCTGATCCAGCAGTAACTGGTCTGATTCAGAGGATTCGGCTGGCATATGCGGATCACACTCGATGAGAACAGGCAGAGACATTCATATTAACGTGCGTACATGTTCTCATAAAAGTCATGAAAAAACAACTAAGATCAATGCTCAATCTCAGGGAAGGGGAGTCTGACACTTGACAGCAACCGCTGTTTGCCTCTAAACACGAAGCACATCGTTTTGAATTTCCAGGAAGGCCAGGTACATGCTGGATAAGATTTTTTTTATCATCGCCTGCATCATTATCCCCGTGTTATGGGGAGTGATCGTGAACTGGATTTTCAATCAATGGCAAGATCGCTCGAACAATAACTCTGATGACGACTACATTTTCCCCGACTACCAGATTTGAGGCGGTGCGAAAATGAGCGTGGGATTGTTTGATTTTCTGCTGATTTCGCTGGCCGGGGGCGCGATCGGCTTCCTGGCAGGCATGTTCGGTGTCGGGGGCGGTTTTCTGCTCGTCCCGATTCTGAATATCGTCCTGGGTGTCCCCATGGAACTGGCTGTCGGCTCCAGTGCCTGCCAGATTCTGGGACCGGCGACCACCTCTCTGCTTGCTCGGAAGATCAAAATCCGGGACCTTGCTTTTCCCCTGGTCATCACGGGAGGACTGTTCCTCGGCGTAATCGCCGGGACCAGCATTCTGGAAAAAGCAAAGAATTCCGCCAAGATCCAGCTGAACGGACAGCCGATCATCGTAGCGGATCTCGTGGTGCTGGTTGTCTATTTTCTGATGCTGCTGACACTGGCCGTCATTTCCCTGAGAAGCGCACGTCGACCGGACTCGGAATTGAAGGACGCGATTTTCAAAAACCGCTTTCTCATCCCGCCGGTAGCGACTTTCCCCAACCTGTTCGAGGGGACGCTTTCCATTCCGGTGATCGCCTGGTTCGGATTGGCGCTCGGGCTGATTTCGGGCCTGCTGGGTATTAGTGGGGGAATCCTGCTGCTGCCCATGCTGATTTTTGGTCTGGGAATTCCCACACATCGCGCCATCACCTGCAGTCTGGTGATTGTCTGGATTGTGGCTTTTCAATCGACGATTGCCCATGCCTTACACGGCAATGTCAGTATCGAAATTGTAATCGCTCTCCTGCTGGGGGGGACCATCGGCGCTCGACTGGGCTCGGACCTGAACTCCCGTCTCAAAGGCCTGCAGTTGAGACAGCAGTTTGGCTGGTTATTACTTTCGGTGGCTCTTATGATTGGCATACGGCTGATCTATATGCTGGTCAGCTGAAATCGATTCGAACCTGATCTCACAGCATCAGATGCCCTCAGACAGGAAAGGTACATTCCTGTTCGCAGGCACTGATCTGTTTTTTACGAGGGAGACGCATTCATGGCAGCAAAATCAATTCTGTTTTTAGCCGGCGATTATGTCGAGGACTACGAAATCATGGTGCCTTTCCAGGCGCTGACGATGGTCGGTTACCAGGTCGATGTGGTCTGCCCGGACAAAAAAGCGGGTGACATCATCCGGACTTCGATCCACGACTTCGAAGGGGATCAGACGTATTCCGAAAAACGGGGGCACAACTTCACCCTGAATGCGACTTTCTCAGAGGTTAATCCCGACGATTACACTGGTCTGTTGATTCCCGGCGGGCGGGCTCCGGAATACATTCGTCTTAACGAGCGCGTACTTGAAATCACGCGCAGCTTCTTCGAAGCCGGCAAACCGGTGGCCGCCGTCTGTCACGGACTGCAGCTGCTGGCAGCAGCAGGAGTACTCAAAGATCGCAGCTGTACTGCGTATCCTGCCTGCGGACCTGAAGTGAATCTGGCGGGTGGAACTTATGTGGAAACAGCCATTGATGGCGTGCACGTGGATGGGAACCTGGTTTCATCGCCTGCCTGGCCTGCCCATCCGCAGTGGCTGGCTGCTTTCCTGAAGGTACTGGGAACAAAAATCGAACTCTGATGTTCGTCAGCCGAACAGGCGATCCTACTAATTAACTCTGGAGACAAACTGATGTCTTGCTGCTCTCTTAACTGGTCGACAATTGGCGCGGCGCTGGGTGGACTGGCCGTCATTCTGGGTGCCTTCGCTGCGCATGGAATCGATGGTTACTTTGCAGAAAAATATGCGGGCCAGGTGAAAACGGTCACCGGCGTCGAAGTGCCCGCTGCCCAGAAATACCTGAACGACTTCAAAACCGGCGCGCAGTACCAGATGTATCATTCACTGGCGCTGCTGGCCGTTGGTTTTGCGGGTGTGACTTCGCGAAAACAGAAGCTGCTCAACATTGCCGGCTGGTGTTTTCTGCTGGGAATCATTTTTTTCTCTGGCAGTCTTTACGTTTTAACCTTAAGCGGTCAAACTTTCTGGGGAGCGATCGCGCCCATCGGGGGTACTTTGTTGATTGTGGGCTGGTTTTCACTCGCGGCAGGCGTCTGTGCCTGTGGCGGTGGCTCAACGATTGAAACAGACGGCCCTGAGACTCCTGCCTCGACCTGAAGCCAACTCTGCGTGGCTCTGACTTATATTGATGACCAAACCCGGTCATCCCTACCTACATTCAGGATAGAACATTCATGCTGATTTTTGACGCCCACCTTGATATGGCCTGGAATGCCTGCGAATGGAACCGTGATCTGGAACTGCCGGTCAGCGAAATTCGTAAATTTGAACGACAGTTCGAAAACATTATTCCCGGCGAAGCCACGGTTTCCTGGCATGCACTTCGCAAAGGGGGCGTGGGAATGACCATCTCCACGCTGCTGCCCCGCCTGCACCGCAAGGATGCAGCACTGACACATTATCAGTCTCGCGAAGCCGCCTATGGGGTCGCCATGGGACAGCTGGCCTATTATCGGGCCATGGTGGAGAAGGGGGTTCTGCGGGAAATTCCGGACAGTAAGACCCTGAAGAGTCACGTCGAGGAGTGGGAAGCCAACGAGGCAGCTGCTCGCGAAGAAGGCAGTACGATTCCCATCGGGTTCATTCTGAGTATGGAAGGGGCCCCGCCGATCCTCTCACCCGGTCAGATCGAGCATTGGTTTGATGCCGGCCTGCGGATTCTGGGCCCCGCACATTATGGCCCTGGTCCGTACTGCTACGGAACGGGCAGTACCGGTGGTCTTAAAGAAGAAGGCCCCGCACTGCTGAAAGAGATGGATCGGGTCGGCATGTTGCTGGACGTAACCCATCTGGCCGATCAGTCCTTCTGGGAAGCTCTGGAGATTTTCCAGGGACCTGTGCTGGCCAGCCATCACAACTGCCGTGCGCTGGTGGATGCGGATCGCCAGCTGACCGATGAGCAGATCAAAGCCCTGATCGAACGTGGAGCCGTCATTGGCTGTGCATTCGATAACTGGATGATCAAACCAGGCTGGACGATCGGCGTTTCTGATCCCAAAACGACTTCCATCGAAGATATCGCCAACCACACCGACCACATCTGCCAGCTGGCGGGTAATGCGAAGCATTGCGGGATGGGAACCGACCTCGACGGTGGTTTTGGTAAAGAACAGACGCCGCACGATCTGGATACGATTGCGGATCTGGAAATGTACGCCAGTATCCTGGAAAAGCGGGGCTACAGCGAGGCGGACATCAAGGGTATCATGTCGCAGAACTTTATCGATTTCTTCCTGAAAGCACTGCCAGCCGGCTAAACTTCGATATTATCGAACAAATCAAGACGCCGTATCCCTCTATATTGTAGAGAGATACGGCGTTTTTCTTTTACCGCGTCAAAACTTTTGAAAAACGGTCAATAATCGATTTTCTCCAGCGAATCACTCTTTGTAACGTGGCCGATCGGTTTGGCCTACTGTTCCGAATCGAACATATCTTGGAGTGAGGGAGTCTGGACAATGTTATTTTTTGGCAAGAAAATCTTGATAGGTGCTGCAGTGCTGGCCACGCTGGGAACCTTCGTCTTTGGCCGTGATGTTGTGAGTTACATGAAGACGGCCGGCAATTCGGTACGGGAAGCTGTGAAATCGGAAGTTCCCGTCGATTTTGAAGTCGAACGTGCCCGTAAGATGGTAGAAGATCTGGTCCCGGATATCCGGCGTTGCATGCACGTGATCGCTGAGCAGCAGGTGGATGTAGAAACCCTGCAACAGGAAATGCATGACTCAGAGCTGGCGATGAAACAGCAGAAAGAGGCCATGTTCACGCTGCGGTCTGACCTGGAGTCGAACGACACAGAGTTCGTTTATGCGAGTCGGACTTATTCCAAGGATGATATTCGCAATGACCTGGCACAACGGTTTGATCGTTTTAAGGTCGCTTCCGAGACCCTGAAACGTAACCAGCAGATATTGAAAGCCCGCGAAAAAGCACTGGATGCCAATCGCGAAAAGCTGGAAAACATGCTGTCTTCCAAGATGGACCTGGAAGTGCAGATCGAACAGCTGGAAGCACGTCTCAAATCAGTTCAGGCTGCGGAAACGGTCAGCAATCTGCAGATCGACAACTCACAGCTCACGCGAGCCAAAGGTCTGATCCGCGATCTGAATAAGCAGCTGGACGTCAAAGAGAAGCTGCTTGACGCCGAAGGCAAGTTCACCGGTCTGATTCCCGTCGACACCAAAGTGGAAGAAAAACGGGATGTCGTAAAGCAGATGGATGAATACTTCAAACTGAAGTCCGGCGACAAAGTCGTTGCACAATAATCGCTTTGTGATCGTAGCGAACCATAGGCGCGAGGGGGTGGCAGGCAGGATTTGTTGTAAAACAAGACTGCCTGCCCCCGTTGCCTGGTTTGAAAAACAGTGAATACCGCAGTAAAAACAGGATTCTTTCGCACAATTCGTTTTCTAATCCGTTAAAATGAGAGGGTAACCGGATTACCGGTTCCTGACACATCCGCGTTTTCCCAGGGGAATTTCATTGGGCTTCTTTTCTCCCACATCCAGAGACGACCGGCAGTCTGCTGCCCCCACTGATGCGGGTACGAATTACCTGCTGTGGATTGACGGAGTCGGCACCTGGCTGGTTTATCTGCAGGAGACCCTGCGAATCGGGGGGCCGGGGAAACCAGGTTCCAGCAGCCCACTACGTTCTGAATGGGCTGATCTGGCCTTACTGTCGAACCTGTCGAGACACCACGCAACGATTACCCGTTCCGGAGAAAGTTACTATCTGGAAGCCCATGCCCCAGTGCTCTGCCAGGAACGCCCCGTCAATGATCGAGTCTTGCTGTCGGACCGGGCGACGCTTAAACTGAATCAGGACACCATCCTGTCATTTACCCAGCCAACCGCGCTCAGCACATCTGCCTGTCTGGAGTTCACCAGCTTTCATCAGCCCCAGCAACGGCTGGATGGAATCGTACTGATGGCCGACAACTGCCTGCTGGGCGCTACCGGAGAAAATCATATTGTCTGTAAGAACTGGCCGGGATCTGTCGTGATTTACCGCCAGGGAGACCAGGTCCTCTGTCGTTCGCGACAGGAGATCTATGTGAATGAAGAGCCTGCCTCACAGGGAGCCGTTTTAACCCCGGGTTGCCTGGTGAGTGGTCCTGAACTTCGCTTTCGCTGGGAGGTTATTGTTTAATCTGCCTGGGGGTTGTCTCGCGTAACAACACAGTTTGTACTATGGAAATCGGCATCATGTTCTCAATCATCAGTCTCATTCTATTTTTATTCTCGCTGGCCTTTACGGTTCTTTATTTTGTGTTCTGGATCTGGATGCTGATTGACTGCCTGAAATACGAGCCCTCAGAGGGAAATGATAAAGTTATCTGGGCGATTGTGATTATTCTCCTGCAGGCACTGGGAGCCTTGCTGTATTACATTGTGCGTCGACCGGAACGAATTAAGCAGACGGGGCAGTAAAACTTACGAAAAACTATGAACCAGAATGACTTTGTGAACGTTATTCATACACAGTCATTAGAAACAGTACCGTACGACAACAACGTTGTTTAACGGATGGAAGCGGCCATGAAATTCACCTTCGCACCAGAATCAAAGCCTCTTGAAGGATTTACGATCAAACGCGCCATCGATCGGGGCGGATTTGGTGAGGTGTACTACGCCCTGACCGATTCCGGTAAAGAGGTCGCCTTAAAACTGCTGCAGCAGAACATGGACGTCGAACTGCGGGGAGTCACACAATGCCTGAATCTCAAACATCCCAACCTGGTAACCATCTTTGATGTCAAAACGGACCGGGACGGCGATCACTGGGTGGTGATGGAATACGTCTCGGGCCAGGGACTGGATAAGGCACTGCAGCAGTATCCCGACGGCATGCCGATGGAGCAGGTCCGGTACTGGCTCTCCGGAATTTCTGAAGGCCTGTCGTATCTGCACAGTCGCGGTCTCGTACACCGGGATTTGAAACCGTCTAACGTTTTTCGGGATGGCGAGATCATCAAAGTCGGTGACGTGGGTCTGTCCAAGTTTATTACCCACAGCCGCCGCAGCGCAAATACGCAGAGCGTGGGCACAGTACACTACATGGCGCCTGAAGTCGCACGAGGGCGTTACGGGAAGGAAGTCGATGTCTACGCGGCAGGTGTCCTGGTATACGAGATGGTTACCGGCGTCGTTCCTTTCGACGGGGAATCGACGGCAGAGATTCTGATGAAACATCTCTCTGAAAAGCCGGATCTCAGTCGTCTACCGGCTCACCTGAGAGCCGTTGTGGGACGCGCTCTGGAAAAAGATCCGCAGCAGCGAATCTCTGACATCAAACAATTCAAACGTGAATTCGAGCGGGCTCTGTTCCAACGCGACACTGTTACGGAAATTCCCAATGACTCTTTTGAATACGAGGCAGTCAATGGGCAGCCTTCCAGAGGCACGGATTCTAACATAGCGCAATCAGACAAACACTGGGCATACAGCCTGCTGTTACTGCCGGCCATTCTACTGATCGTGATGCTCGCTTTTGGACTGCTCATGGCCGTGGTGGGGGTTTTCGCCGGTGCGCCGCTCTTCGCGTCGGGAATTTTGATCTGTGCTTTTTGTGGCGGACTTCTGCTCACCGCGGGTTCAAGTCGAATGCTCTTCTCCGGACTGTTTAGCGCCATCGTGAAAGGGCCTCCTCCGATCAGCGATCTCTGGGATAAACAGCCCGCACAGCAGAACCAGGCCGAAGCCCAAGCTTATCGCGAACAGGTTCTGCAGGAGACACAGATCATCCGCGAGCGGGAACAGCAGAAGGCAGATGCAGAACGCCGTCGGGTCCGCGAACAGCACCGTCGTAAACCGCGTTTTTCCAGAAACCTGACGCCGCTGACGCCCCGTTCGGTGTCCCGGCGCGCTCGAACATATGATATCTGCAATTCCATCGTCAAAGCAGTCGTCTGCACACTGGTCATCGCGGCCGGCGTGGTCTGCTTCACCGATGGACGTATCGCCAACGGTTTCTGGAGCGGCACCGATCTGGCACCCTTTGGGCTGCTCACCTTCGGCACGTTGATCGCCGCCTGGGGTGCATTACTGGTTGCCAAGCTCACGGAAGGCAAGTCGTTCGATCAGAGTACGCGTCGGATTATCTGGCTGGGTGCGGGCGTCGTCGTCGGCTCACTGATTTATCTGCTGCAGACCGAACTGTTACTGACCGACCTGCCGAGTTCTCGAGGAATGTATCTGGGATTAAAACCCCTGTTCAACGTGATTGGACCTTATTCCCTGGTGTTGCCGAATGGACAACCCACGTTGATTTCCTATGTCGTGTTCTTCGGGTTGCTGTTCTGTTTCCGTCGCTGGTGGTGGCACGCTGATGCCTTCCGCCCGCGAAAATTCAGAGTCCGCTCTGTCCTGCTGACGGTCTTCGTGGCATACGTCATCACAGCCATCTGGGCCTTCCCGGTTGTAATGGGGCTGACCTGGGCCGCGATTATTTCCAGTGTCGTCCAGTTATCTGCTGCCTGGATCCACCCCGATCAGCGAGCGATTGAAATGCAGGAGGTACAGGCATGAGTCCCCAAGACAGTGTATCCATGAGTTTTATGGCTCTGATTTCCATTGCTGTAATCGTTGCAGTTCTGAGTTTCCTGACGGTGAAATACAAAGCCCGGTTCCTTGCGATTGCGGGCGTTTGCCTCGTGGCATTTATTCCCGCTGTGCTGGCCGTGTCTTACGTCAGCATGGAAAGTAATTCACAAGCGACTGTGGTACAGGGGACAACAGCAGTTGCCGTCAAAGCACCTGATTTACTGGTAGAGGCGTCATCGATTCCACTGCCCGAACTGCCTTTAGTTGCACCTAAGCCGCATGACGCTCCCCAGGCTGACCAGCCTAAGAAAGCGGAACCGCTGCCCGAGTGGATCAGTTCCAGTCAGGAAGGTTCAGGAGGCATGAAGCAGGTCTTTCAGTCAGGACTGTTTGCTACTCCGGCCGAAGCATTTCAGGATGCACTGGGAAGAGCACGTGTGAAATTCGAAGAAACACTTAGTGCAGAGCATCCACAGTACTCGTCAGACGCCAGAACGCTCAGCCCGGAACTGGTCAGACAGGTCGCCATGCGGCGGAGCTATTACCAGACGATCGAGCATGACTTTGGTGATGTCTTGAAATCGGGTGAATCGTTTAAGCAGGATATGTACCGTGCTTATGTGGAAGTCGAACTCTCCCCCTCTGTGAAGCAGACGTTTTATACGAAATGGAAACTCCAGGCGGGAAATCAGCGGGTGATCTGGCTGGGGGGCGCTTTTGCATTTGTGACGCTGCTCTGCCTGGGAACGACCGTGTATTTGAGAGCCTCGCATCAATAGGCTACAATCCAGGCTGACTGAACTTTCTTCATTCCTGCGGAAACCGACGAAGCTCTCATGCCGATTGACGAAGCCGATCAACTCCTTGTGTCACAAATCAGGCAAGGCGACTCCGACGCCTGGGCCGAGCTGATCGCCCGTTTTGAAGGTCGACTGCTGGCATTCGTCGACAGCCGCCTGCGGAATCGTGCCAGCAGCGAAGATGTCGTCCAGGAAACCTTCATGGGCTTTCTGATCAGCATTCCCAACTACGATGCGAATACGCCGCTGGAATCGTTTCTGTTCGCCATCGCCTCACATAAGCTGACAGACCTGCTGCGTAAACAGGGGCGACGCCCGACGATCCCCCTGTTCCCCCACGAAAACGGCGAACGGGAAAGCTACCGGGAACCGGCAGGACGGACCCGTGTGGCTTCC
This window harbors:
- the dprA gene encoding DNA-processing protein DprA; the encoded protein is MPAESSESDQLLLDQIQLNLIQGVGPRIRRSLLDQFGTPSQILNAPRQDLLNVPGIGEKLANAIIYRTAKSTAEEELQRCRAAGYQLLFEESDDYPSLLREMPDPPALLYCKGEILPEDELAVAIVGSRKCTHYGLQQAEKMAAALARAGVTVVSGLARGIDQAAHRGALKAGGRTIAVMATGLSHIYPPEHRELSEQVSAQGALVTEFPLDQAPVAGLFPQRNRIISGLSMGVLLIEAGRKSGALHTARHAYEQGRDVFAVPGRIDHPASAGCHDLIRDGAMLVRSVEDVLEGLSPAKTPVKVSENREVHTPRELSLSDFERDVLNLVTLEPQHLNEIVQSSNLDSSRILSTLTVLEMRKVVKRLPGGFLVRATG
- a CDS encoding serine/threonine protein kinase, which gives rise to MKFTFAPESKPLEGFTIKRAIDRGGFGEVYYALTDSGKEVALKLLQQNMDVELRGVTQCLNLKHPNLVTIFDVKTDRDGDHWVVMEYVSGQGLDKALQQYPDGMPMEQVRYWLSGISEGLSYLHSRGLVHRDLKPSNVFRDGEIIKVGDVGLSKFITHSRRSANTQSVGTVHYMAPEVARGRYGKEVDVYAAGVLVYEMVTGVVPFDGESTAEILMKHLSEKPDLSRLPAHLRAVVGRALEKDPQQRISDIKQFKREFERALFQRDTVTEIPNDSFEYEAVNGQPSRGTDSNIAQSDKHWAYSLLLLPAILLIVMLAFGLLMAVVGVFAGAPLFASGILICAFCGGLLLTAGSSRMLFSGLFSAIVKGPPPISDLWDKQPAQQNQAEAQAYREQVLQETQIIREREQQKADAERRRVREQHRRKPRFSRNLTPLTPRSVSRRARTYDICNSIVKAVVCTLVIAAGVVCFTDGRIANGFWSGTDLAPFGLLTFGTLIAAWGALLVAKLTEGKSFDQSTRRIIWLGAGVVVGSLIYLLQTELLLTDLPSSRGMYLGLKPLFNVIGPYSLVLPNGQPTLISYVVFFGLLFCFRRWWWHADAFRPRKFRVRSVLLTVFVAYVITAIWAFPVVMGLTWAAIISSVVQLSAAWIHPDQRAIEMQEVQA
- a CDS encoding sulfite exporter TauE/SafE family protein, which codes for MSVGLFDFLLISLAGGAIGFLAGMFGVGGGFLLVPILNIVLGVPMELAVGSSACQILGPATTSLLARKIKIRDLAFPLVITGGLFLGVIAGTSILEKAKNSAKIQLNGQPIIVADLVVLVVYFLMLLTLAVISLRSARRPDSELKDAIFKNRFLIPPVATFPNLFEGTLSIPVIAWFGLALGLISGLLGISGGILLLPMLIFGLGIPTHRAITCSLVIVWIVAFQSTIAHALHGNVSIEIVIALLLGGTIGARLGSDLNSRLKGLQLRQQFGWLLLSVALMIGIRLIYMLVS
- a CDS encoding RNA polymerase sigma factor: MPIDEADQLLVSQIRQGDSDAWAELIARFEGRLLAFVDSRLRNRASSEDVVQETFMGFLISIPNYDANTPLESFLFAIASHKLTDLLRKQGRRPTIPLFPHENGERESYREPAGRTRVASSLARSKERKSKEEQVICESLSDLIQGWIKNGEFERLECMEQLFVSGRANKEVAATLQITEQAVANHKHFVVGKLKDAIKTAQILDADLQGLGLN
- a CDS encoding DUF423 domain-containing protein, producing MSCCSLNWSTIGAALGGLAVILGAFAAHGIDGYFAEKYAGQVKTVTGVEVPAAQKYLNDFKTGAQYQMYHSLALLAVGFAGVTSRKQKLLNIAGWCFLLGIIFFSGSLYVLTLSGQTFWGAIAPIGGTLLIVGWFSLAAGVCACGGGSTIETDGPETPAST
- a CDS encoding DJ-1/PfpI family protein: MAAKSILFLAGDYVEDYEIMVPFQALTMVGYQVDVVCPDKKAGDIIRTSIHDFEGDQTYSEKRGHNFTLNATFSEVNPDDYTGLLIPGGRAPEYIRLNERVLEITRSFFEAGKPVAAVCHGLQLLAAAGVLKDRSCTAYPACGPEVNLAGGTYVETAIDGVHVDGNLVSSPAWPAHPQWLAAFLKVLGTKIEL
- a CDS encoding PLDc N-terminal domain-containing protein encodes the protein MFSIISLILFLFSLAFTVLYFVFWIWMLIDCLKYEPSEGNDKVIWAIVIILLQALGALLYYIVRRPERIKQTGQ
- a CDS encoding dipeptidase, giving the protein MLIFDAHLDMAWNACEWNRDLELPVSEIRKFERQFENIIPGEATVSWHALRKGGVGMTISTLLPRLHRKDAALTHYQSREAAYGVAMGQLAYYRAMVEKGVLREIPDSKTLKSHVEEWEANEAAAREEGSTIPIGFILSMEGAPPILSPGQIEHWFDAGLRILGPAHYGPGPYCYGTGSTGGLKEEGPALLKEMDRVGMLLDVTHLADQSFWEALEIFQGPVLASHHNCRALVDADRQLTDEQIKALIERGAVIGCAFDNWMIKPGWTIGVSDPKTTSIEDIANHTDHICQLAGNAKHCGMGTDLDGGFGKEQTPHDLDTIADLEMYASILEKRGYSEADIKGIMSQNFIDFFLKALPAG
- a CDS encoding ferritin-like domain-containing protein; translated protein: MEIRAFAERVLLSESLEEKLLPAPEVLTDEHPGDPLRIQEPGRPANLKFAPPRTAPGMPKPSALMEQDKRALAHHIMANHELQALEVMAYILCAFPDAPAEFRQGMCNIMADEQRHTRMHKERASVLGLEFGSLPVNCYIWKKALSYESLLDYLAGLPLTFEGRNLDHTLEFEQYFLDAGDQRSAALMKVVYRDEIQHVAFGLHWLRQLKPDHLSDWETYEQHLHWPVRAALSVGDTFNREGRKETGMTDEFIEQLYQAAQTDQPPNQKPKKLD
- a CDS encoding FHA domain-containing protein, translated to MGFFSPTSRDDRQSAAPTDAGTNYLLWIDGVGTWLVYLQETLRIGGPGKPGSSSPLRSEWADLALLSNLSRHHATITRSGESYYLEAHAPVLCQERPVNDRVLLSDRATLKLNQDTILSFTQPTALSTSACLEFTSFHQPQQRLDGIVLMADNCLLGATGENHIVCKNWPGSVVIYRQGDQVLCRSRQEIYVNEEPASQGAVLTPGCLVSGPELRFRWEVIV
- a CDS encoding class I SAM-dependent methyltransferase — translated: MNLDSADTAPGQAVYTRKMLSIYDIWVLGISNSLIWKCRTKQILNWMNQSLTTNHLDVGVGTGYYLEHCTFPSSEVRLGLLDLNPNSLAAAASRSARYQPEVYQADVLAPLPQQSRPFDSVSLNYLLHCLPGDLTSKAKLFDHLGPWLNPGAIISGATILSQGVPRGFSARRLMNFYNRKKIFANTSDSLDELQSQLASRYTDVEVKVTGCVALFRARTPSPG